One Opitutaceae bacterium DNA segment encodes these proteins:
- a CDS encoding tetratricopeptide repeat protein, which yields MKPSIAIFIFFLLVAVLASFWSFSPAFNGEFILDDQSSLHLNHSCKTLDLSTVLNPDRDSPLGGRPISNLSFALNFAISGYDGFSYRVVNWLLHLGGSAFLYLTLRAVISRDRKFDLKLEWLVLLLVSLWACHPLQTATVPYLAQRTEVLAGFFSLGSIYFAIVSFARSTRAYPWAIASFIFCILAVASKEVAAVVPIIIFLIDRAYFSESWKDPLVRRRFFYLGLVLAWALVVYLFLGTGARGVGHSGGVTTWKYLLTQSRVVLTYVSLVFFPYPLVFDRGISVYGATAADYKYFALLVALVSGALVGLVRNPKRWLCPVLFLVILAPSSSFIPIWRQPMAENRLYLASAALMIPVFMWFFDRAPRATIGLLVVFLFGASTYSHQRSQLMASAVALNRDIIMKVEENPFAWINYGKALMLSGDLDQATKAFEIAYKSKSAKAQAAGSLGMVAEVQGEYKKALEHYLEALKDRSLIVLYGIRLGTMYQRLGKLHEAQGIFDRLEQIAPNNGDLFLFGALVAIDSGDLDLALARIQRAQTLDPLSPSLAAVQMAVHYARGEMDRVADLAAKGNKEDPEDSRSLLYLALTSNDLQSREYKLALIAHGVVFRDSVLIRRSIISELTRRGLVQEARLANEKLNQDLAVLDQAQTPVELK from the coding sequence GTGAAACCGTCCATAGCGATTTTTATCTTCTTTCTCCTCGTGGCGGTTCTCGCCAGCTTCTGGTCGTTTTCCCCAGCATTCAACGGCGAGTTCATCTTGGATGATCAATCATCGCTCCACCTGAATCATTCGTGCAAGACACTGGATTTAAGTACAGTCCTCAATCCTGACCGTGATTCGCCACTGGGTGGCAGGCCGATCTCAAACCTGAGCTTCGCGTTAAACTTCGCCATCAGCGGCTATGACGGATTCTCCTATCGAGTCGTCAATTGGCTGCTGCACCTTGGAGGGAGCGCCTTTCTTTATCTTACCCTTCGTGCAGTGATAAGCCGGGATCGAAAATTCGATCTCAAGCTTGAATGGCTCGTCCTTTTACTTGTCTCGCTTTGGGCTTGTCATCCCCTGCAGACTGCCACGGTGCCATACCTGGCTCAACGGACGGAGGTGCTCGCTGGTTTCTTCAGTTTGGGCTCGATCTATTTCGCGATCGTCTCCTTTGCGCGCTCCACCCGCGCTTATCCGTGGGCAATTGCCTCATTCATTTTCTGCATTCTGGCCGTCGCTTCAAAAGAGGTTGCGGCAGTGGTGCCAATCATAATTTTCCTGATAGATCGGGCCTACTTCTCTGAGTCGTGGAAGGATCCGCTTGTGCGGCGACGCTTCTTCTACCTGGGCCTGGTGCTCGCCTGGGCGCTTGTTGTTTACCTATTCCTGGGAACGGGGGCTCGTGGTGTCGGCCACTCGGGGGGTGTCACCACTTGGAAGTATCTGCTGACCCAGTCGCGGGTGGTGCTGACTTACGTTAGCCTCGTCTTTTTCCCCTACCCGCTTGTGTTTGACCGGGGTATCTCGGTGTACGGTGCCACCGCTGCCGATTACAAGTACTTCGCTCTCCTAGTCGCCCTCGTGTCAGGTGCCTTGGTAGGACTGGTGAGGAATCCAAAGCGCTGGCTGTGTCCCGTGCTTTTCCTGGTTATTCTCGCGCCGTCATCGTCGTTTATTCCAATTTGGCGTCAGCCCATGGCTGAGAACAGATTGTACCTTGCGTCAGCTGCTCTGATGATTCCGGTCTTCATGTGGTTCTTCGACCGGGCGCCGAGGGCAACGATTGGACTTCTTGTAGTCTTCCTCTTTGGGGCCTCAACGTACTCTCATCAAAGATCACAGTTGATGGCATCTGCGGTGGCACTGAATCGGGACATTATCATGAAAGTGGAGGAGAACCCCTTCGCTTGGATTAACTACGGGAAAGCACTGATGCTCTCTGGAGATTTGGACCAGGCTACGAAGGCGTTCGAAATCGCCTACAAATCCAAGTCTGCTAAAGCCCAAGCTGCGGGATCGCTGGGTATGGTGGCAGAAGTGCAGGGTGAGTACAAAAAAGCTCTGGAACACTATCTTGAGGCTTTGAAAGATAGGAGCTTGATCGTGCTGTATGGAATAAGGCTTGGCACAATGTACCAGCGCCTGGGCAAACTGCATGAAGCGCAAGGCATCTTTGATAGGCTTGAACAGATCGCCCCCAATAACGGCGACCTTTTTCTCTTTGGCGCGTTGGTCGCAATAGATTCAGGAGATTTGGATTTGGCGCTCGCACGCATTCAACGCGCTCAAACTCTCGACCCTCTTTCCCCGTCCCTTGCTGCCGTCCAGATGGCCGTTCACTACGCACGGGGCGAAATGGATCGCGTCGCAGACCTTGCAGCCAAAGGCAATAAAGAGGACCCAGAAGACAGCCGAAGCCTATTGTATCTCGCCCTCACGAGCAACGATCTGCAGTCTAGAGAGTACAAACTGGCATTGATTGCGCATGGTGTCGTGTTCAGGGATAGCGTGCTCATTAGGCGTTCGATCATCAGTGAATTGACCCGTCGCGGCCTCGTGCAGGAAGCTCGGTTGGCAAACGAGAAATTGAATCAGGACCTGGCTGTTCTGGACCAGGCGCAAACTCCTGTGGAGTTGAAATAG
- a CDS encoding HU family DNA-binding protein, producing MSTNLTKREIVLEIYEKTRFPQKEVVATVQMTLDIIMRALSEGRNVELRNFGVLEVQRRKSRIGRNPNKPEAEVVIPERAVVKFKAGKILKQLLKKLDVAKI from the coding sequence ATGTCGACCAACCTCACCAAACGAGAAATCGTCCTCGAAATTTACGAAAAGACCCGCTTCCCGCAAAAGGAAGTCGTCGCCACTGTCCAAATGACCTTGGACATCATCATGCGCGCCCTTTCGGAAGGACGAAATGTGGAACTTCGCAACTTCGGCGTACTTGAGGTCCAACGCCGCAAGTCACGCATCGGCCGCAACCCGAACAAGCCTGAAGCGGAGGTGGTCATCCCTGAGCGCGCGGTCGTGAAATTCAAGGCCGGAAAGATTTTGAAACAGCTTCTCAAGAAGCTGGATGTGGCGAAGATCTAA
- a CDS encoding peptide ABC transporter substrate-binding protein, with translation MLRSLAKSALLLSALLTLCAHGQRLTPVEEALKTSTLLLGNGSEPQDLDPQTVLGYNEYNIMIALFEGLTVLDEATSRPIPGTAESWEISPDGLRYVFKLRATAKWSNGDPVTAQDFVSSYRRMLTPKLAADYAYMLYPIKGAEAFNTGKTTDFGTVGVMATDAHTLVLELAHPTPHFLDLVAHQTFFPVHCASIEKFGAVDARGTRWTQPGNLVGNGAFTLTEWLPNSKLVVKRNAHYWGNAANKIESIVFFPNEDIAADERNFRAGQVHLTYDLLPNKIPAWRKNAPEQLRIDPFLESYFLRFNVTRAPFDNKKVRQALARAIDRETICNVLLFGSRKPAAHFTPPNTAGYTSRTTVEFDDNEARRLLAEAGFPGGKGLPTIEIQMNSDAINLRVFEAIQEMWRRELGITVRLSRVDFRVYLDALRNLNYHASRSRWVGDFNDPVTYLDMFISGGGNNWTGWENPEYDRLIREAASALNAETRLELFQKAETLLLDEAPIVPIFFGAKTYLLHPDVKGWVPSLLGIHRYQTLSLRR, from the coding sequence ATGCTGCGATCACTCGCCAAGAGCGCTTTACTCCTTTCCGCCCTTCTCACGCTTTGCGCACACGGCCAGCGCCTGACGCCTGTAGAGGAGGCGCTCAAGACGAGCACTCTCCTTCTCGGAAATGGCTCCGAGCCGCAGGACCTCGATCCGCAAACGGTGCTCGGGTACAACGAGTACAATATCATGATCGCCTTGTTCGAGGGCCTGACTGTCCTCGATGAAGCGACCTCGCGACCCATCCCGGGGACTGCGGAATCCTGGGAGATCAGCCCAGATGGATTGCGCTATGTCTTCAAGCTGCGAGCAACGGCGAAGTGGTCGAATGGCGACCCGGTGACCGCACAGGACTTCGTTTCTTCCTACCGCCGGATGCTCACACCAAAGCTGGCAGCGGACTACGCCTATATGCTTTACCCGATCAAGGGTGCTGAAGCATTCAACACAGGGAAGACGACTGACTTCGGAACGGTCGGCGTAATGGCGACCGACGCGCACACCCTCGTGCTCGAACTCGCGCACCCCACTCCCCATTTTCTCGACCTGGTGGCGCATCAGACCTTCTTCCCGGTCCATTGCGCTTCAATCGAGAAATTCGGAGCAGTGGATGCACGGGGCACGCGTTGGACTCAACCTGGCAACTTGGTTGGAAACGGCGCCTTCACGCTGACGGAATGGCTTCCCAACAGCAAGTTGGTCGTGAAGCGCAACGCACACTACTGGGGAAATGCGGCAAACAAGATCGAGTCGATCGTGTTCTTCCCGAATGAGGACATCGCCGCCGACGAGAGAAACTTCCGAGCGGGCCAGGTGCACCTCACCTACGATCTCCTGCCGAACAAGATCCCGGCTTGGAGGAAGAATGCGCCCGAACAACTGCGGATCGATCCGTTTCTGGAAAGCTATTTTCTCCGCTTCAACGTCACGCGCGCGCCGTTCGACAACAAGAAGGTGCGGCAGGCTCTGGCCCGCGCAATCGATCGCGAGACGATCTGCAACGTACTCCTCTTCGGCAGCCGCAAACCCGCCGCACACTTCACCCCGCCCAACACGGCTGGGTACACCTCGCGCACGACCGTTGAGTTCGACGACAATGAGGCGAGGCGGCTCTTGGCGGAGGCAGGATTTCCAGGTGGAAAAGGTCTGCCCACGATTGAGATCCAGATGAACTCCGACGCGATCAATCTTCGGGTCTTCGAGGCCATCCAGGAGATGTGGCGCCGGGAACTGGGCATCACCGTGCGCCTTTCACGCGTTGATTTCCGCGTGTATTTGGATGCGCTGCGAAATCTCAACTACCATGCTTCCCGTTCACGCTGGGTGGGCGACTTCAACGATCCGGTGACGTACCTGGACATGTTCATCAGTGGCGGGGGCAACAACTGGACCGGTTGGGAAAATCCCGAGTACGATCGGTTGATTCGCGAAGCGGCTTCGGCGCTCAATGCCGAAACCCGGCTGGAGCTGTTCCAGAAGGCTGAGACGCTGTTGCTGGACGAGGCCCCGATCGTTCCAATATTCTTCGGCGCCAAGACTTACCTCCTCCATCCAGACGTGAAAGGCTGGGTGCCCTCGTTACTTGGCATTCACCGCTACCAGACCCTTTCCCTGCGACGCTAG
- the xseA gene encoding exodeoxyribonuclease VII large subunit, protein MPLELSAAEPSREKVRSVTELTRDIKAVLESSIRVGWVRGEVSGLRSQSSGHFYFALKDAGAVISAVLFRGDAARQRVALREGQQVVVQGELSVYEARGNYQLIVRVVVEDGIGKLQREFEALKLKLAAEGLFSPERKRALPTLPYTIGFITSPTGAAVQDFIRILVRRGWRGRLVVLPAKVQGEGASVEVAAMIQLAASLGGFDLLVVGRGGGSLEDLWAFNEEVLVRAVAASPIPTVSAVGHEIDFTLCDFAADVRAETPSAAAELISSHFVAALRSLETSVKGLLGGIAVRLARDSQRLEHARSRLRLLSPSARVERGYMRLDDLSQRLHLVLERKLQDEGHQVRDLRGRLLLAADKDLQRRQQRFMRSATHFRALRPERRVEGASQHLLSLWKRLQAVSPGSVLQRGFAIVRDGSGSPVTTASQLGRCENASVQLSDGVVDVQVRR, encoded by the coding sequence ATGCCGCTGGAGCTGTCAGCAGCCGAGCCATCCCGCGAAAAAGTGCGAAGCGTCACCGAGCTGACGCGCGACATCAAAGCGGTATTGGAATCTTCAATACGCGTGGGCTGGGTGCGTGGCGAGGTTTCCGGGCTTCGGTCGCAGTCGAGTGGGCATTTCTACTTTGCACTCAAGGATGCCGGGGCTGTCATATCTGCCGTCCTGTTTCGTGGCGATGCAGCGCGCCAGCGGGTGGCATTGCGGGAGGGTCAGCAGGTCGTCGTGCAGGGAGAGTTGAGCGTCTATGAGGCGCGGGGAAACTACCAGCTCATCGTTCGCGTGGTGGTGGAGGATGGCATCGGAAAACTGCAACGCGAGTTCGAGGCGCTGAAGCTGAAGCTCGCCGCCGAAGGTCTGTTTTCCCCCGAGCGCAAGCGTGCCCTGCCGACTCTTCCGTACACAATTGGCTTCATCACTTCGCCGACTGGCGCCGCTGTTCAGGACTTTATCCGGATCCTTGTCAGACGCGGATGGAGGGGCCGACTCGTTGTGCTGCCCGCGAAAGTGCAGGGGGAAGGGGCCTCCGTGGAAGTGGCGGCAATGATCCAGCTTGCCGCCTCCCTGGGTGGATTCGATTTGCTTGTGGTTGGCCGCGGTGGAGGAAGTCTCGAAGATCTTTGGGCCTTCAATGAGGAGGTTCTGGTGCGGGCCGTGGCAGCCTCGCCGATCCCCACTGTTTCTGCCGTGGGCCATGAGATCGACTTTACGCTGTGCGATTTTGCAGCAGATGTCCGCGCGGAGACACCCAGCGCGGCGGCGGAGCTCATTTCCTCGCATTTCGTGGCGGCACTGCGGTCCCTCGAGACGTCAGTGAAAGGTTTGCTGGGTGGAATCGCGGTTCGCCTGGCGCGTGACTCCCAGCGCCTCGAGCACGCTCGTAGCCGACTGCGCCTGCTTTCTCCGAGCGCGAGGGTGGAACGAGGGTACATGCGCCTGGATGACTTGAGCCAGCGGTTGCATCTCGTGCTGGAGCGCAAGCTGCAGGACGAAGGTCATCAAGTCAGGGACCTGCGTGGCCGGCTTCTGCTGGCGGCGGACAAGGACCTCCAACGTCGACAGCAGCGCTTCATGCGCTCGGCGACTCATTTCCGGGCACTCAGGCCTGAGCGCCGCGTCGAAGGCGCCTCCCAACACCTGTTATCGTTATGGAAACGACTTCAGGCGGTGAGTCCCGGCTCCGTGCTGCAACGCGGTTTTGCAATTGTGCGCGACGGTTCCGGGAGTCCGGTTACGACGGCGTCACAGCTGGGTAGATGCGAGAATGCGAGTGTTCAACTCAGCGACGGGGTGGTGGACGTGCAGGTGAGGCGATGA
- a CDS encoding VTT domain-containing protein — translation MALAKNKRLLLLAVGGLMAACIGGFFLLKGVPVRPWIDALLAWLRGLGPAAFFVCMALLPVLGFPMIFFSLSAGPIFGEQLGLPLVILLVSAATAANISITYWLARYGIRPTLEKLVRRMGYTPPKVEPEDELGLAVLVRVTPGPPFFVQSYLLGLAEVRFSTYFFVSWTIAMSFAVGLLFFGDAILHGKAKGIIVGVSVLIAAMIVIRLLRRHLAQRRPRQHPGAS, via the coding sequence ATGGCCCTCGCCAAGAACAAACGTCTTCTCCTGCTGGCAGTTGGCGGCCTGATGGCTGCATGCATCGGTGGCTTCTTCCTGCTCAAGGGCGTGCCGGTGCGCCCTTGGATCGACGCCCTGCTTGCCTGGCTTCGCGGCCTCGGCCCGGCAGCCTTTTTCGTATGCATGGCCCTGCTGCCGGTGCTGGGCTTCCCGATGATCTTCTTTTCGCTTTCCGCCGGTCCGATCTTTGGCGAGCAACTTGGCCTACCGCTGGTCATTCTCCTGGTAAGCGCGGCGACTGCAGCGAATATCTCCATCACCTATTGGCTCGCCCGATACGGCATTCGCCCGACCCTCGAGAAGCTCGTACGTCGCATGGGGTACACGCCACCAAAGGTCGAGCCCGAGGACGAACTCGGCCTGGCAGTCCTTGTCCGCGTCACGCCTGGCCCGCCGTTCTTTGTGCAAAGCTACCTGCTCGGTCTCGCCGAGGTGCGGTTCTCGACTTACTTTTTTGTCTCCTGGACGATCGCAATGAGCTTTGCGGTGGGCCTGCTCTTCTTCGGTGATGCGATTCTTCACGGAAAGGCGAAAGGCATCATCGTCGGTGTCTCGGTGTTGATCGCGGCGATGATTGTCATACGCCTGCTGCGGAGACACCTCGCCCAGCGCCGTCCGCGCCAGCACCCGGGTGCTTCCTAA
- a CDS encoding HAD-IB family phosphatase, producing the protein MNCKLVLFDCDSTLSAIEGIDELGRVRGEAVFREVEAMTNAAMDGKIPLQSVFGRRLEIIKPSAEQVAAIGARYVETVEPHAKQVVARLKAAGWTVIIVSGGFRQAIRPLADFLGVSRVEAVDFKFHPDGSYAGYDVDFPTTRSGGKPEIVRELRKELKPGFVAMVGDGVSDLETKPEVDLFIGYGGFVAREKVKSASTHFITTLADLPALLPKA; encoded by the coding sequence ATGAACTGCAAACTCGTCCTCTTTGACTGCGATAGCACCCTCTCTGCCATAGAAGGTATTGATGAGTTGGGACGAGTGCGCGGTGAGGCAGTATTCCGCGAGGTGGAGGCCATGACCAACGCCGCGATGGACGGAAAGATACCGTTGCAGTCCGTTTTTGGCCGGCGTTTGGAGATCATTAAGCCGAGTGCCGAACAGGTCGCAGCCATCGGCGCCCGATATGTGGAGACGGTGGAGCCCCACGCCAAGCAGGTGGTCGCCCGCCTGAAGGCCGCCGGGTGGACGGTCATCATCGTCAGCGGGGGATTTAGGCAGGCGATTCGCCCCCTCGCCGATTTTCTTGGAGTTTCGCGCGTGGAGGCTGTCGATTTCAAATTCCATCCCGATGGGTCCTATGCCGGCTATGACGTCGATTTTCCGACCACCCGATCTGGCGGAAAGCCGGAGATCGTGCGGGAATTGCGCAAAGAGCTGAAACCAGGGTTTGTGGCCATGGTGGGAGACGGGGTGAGTGACCTGGAAACAAAGCCCGAGGTCGACCTCTTCATAGGCTATGGCGGCTTCGTGGCACGCGAGAAGGTGAAGTCCGCTTCCACACATTTCATTACGACGCTGGCTGACCTGCCGGCGTTGCTGCCGAAGGCCTGA
- the hisS gene encoding histidine--tRNA ligase — translation MSSFQTLPGFREFYPDAMARRNHLFRLWRQTAHAFGFSEYDAPVLEPLELYKTKSGDEIEAQLFAFTDKGGREVALRPEMTPTVCRLVGEKAASLKRPIKWFSIAEFYRYERMQKGRGRCFFQFNADIFGEAGIEAETELIALLTQCLCAFGLTEQDFYVRLSDRNLWFYYLEALGQNEAQTRAILTAVDRYEKVGDEAFLVYQEAFGAIAPELKEKVLAFLQIRSLDALVAALAPLNNEKLSARLAEWKRLLGNLEAMGIGRFVEVDLGVVRGLAYYTGFVFEAFDRKGELRALAGGGRYDNLVGKLGYAEMPAVGFAIGDMTFSLLLEQRGLMPTLISAPDVFVVVGGQAERLAAFNHIHALRASGYRVDYPMKDLAFGKQFKAAAESGAKVALIYGSDEIAKGVVKLRNLGDRSEVEVPANEVLAAVRDVIG, via the coding sequence ATGTCCAGCTTCCAGACCCTTCCCGGATTCCGCGAGTTCTATCCCGATGCCATGGCGCGTCGGAATCACTTGTTTCGTCTCTGGAGGCAGACGGCGCATGCATTTGGCTTTTCTGAGTATGATGCTCCGGTCCTCGAACCACTTGAGCTCTACAAGACCAAGTCAGGGGACGAGATCGAGGCCCAGTTGTTTGCCTTCACCGACAAAGGCGGCCGCGAAGTGGCCCTCCGCCCGGAAATGACGCCCACCGTGTGCCGGCTTGTCGGTGAGAAGGCGGCCTCGCTAAAGAGACCCATCAAGTGGTTCAGCATTGCAGAATTCTACCGTTACGAACGCATGCAGAAGGGCCGGGGCCGCTGCTTCTTCCAGTTCAATGCCGACATTTTTGGCGAGGCAGGGATTGAGGCGGAGACCGAGCTCATCGCCTTGTTGACCCAATGCCTTTGCGCCTTTGGCCTGACGGAACAGGATTTCTACGTGCGTCTGAGCGACCGCAACCTGTGGTTCTACTACCTCGAAGCGCTCGGCCAGAATGAGGCCCAGACCCGTGCGATCCTCACCGCCGTCGACCGCTACGAAAAGGTCGGCGACGAAGCCTTCCTGGTCTATCAGGAGGCATTTGGAGCAATCGCACCCGAACTGAAGGAAAAGGTGCTCGCGTTTCTGCAGATCCGTTCTCTCGACGCGCTCGTGGCGGCACTAGCCCCCCTCAACAACGAGAAGCTCTCGGCTCGGCTTGCCGAGTGGAAACGCCTGCTTGGCAACCTGGAAGCGATGGGCATTGGCCGTTTTGTTGAAGTCGATCTCGGTGTCGTGCGCGGCCTCGCCTACTACACGGGTTTCGTGTTCGAAGCCTTTGATCGCAAAGGAGAGCTCCGGGCTTTGGCGGGCGGCGGGCGCTATGACAACCTGGTGGGCAAGCTCGGTTACGCCGAGATGCCGGCGGTGGGCTTCGCAATTGGTGACATGACCTTCAGCCTGCTACTTGAGCAACGCGGCCTCATGCCGACGCTGATCTCAGCCCCTGATGTGTTCGTCGTCGTGGGTGGGCAGGCCGAGCGGCTGGCAGCGTTCAATCACATCCACGCATTGCGCGCTTCCGGCTATCGCGTGGACTACCCGATGAAGGACCTCGCCTTCGGCAAGCAGTTCAAGGCAGCCGCAGAATCGGGTGCCAAGGTGGCGCTTATCTACGGAAGCGACGAGATTGCCAAAGGCGTGGTGAAACTACGCAATCTTGGAGACCGCTCCGAAGTCGAAGTACCTGCCAACGAAGTGCTGGCGGCGGTGCGCGATGTGATTGGGTAG
- a CDS encoding PEP-CTERM sorting domain-containing protein, with product MKRVLLTFAFSVAALPVWAAEPAQGSEHEKLTAGIQAPEQVEAKVDDDGLATERLAPDLHLESSSLSGKWIPPAPSTSKAIDNPSSIGGTAETERENLQPLVPSTGSLSAPRALAPIEVTQPGAALVRTSGPSAGTSLVAVTTQARQSIAFFSAINAPEQRIERAALVSRQVLSPMGQGKIGEDSFADGLILESGGIYYFDLVGTGRSVRTDQIWASSLSQTATPDNPFVIELASYSSPNTPGLLPRTGFNPAAAYEWVLISSNKLLSFDVDGIVVDDSKFQNGLNGGFFSLDTAGNSLVLNFTPVPEPSTWIMLIAGAGALALLARRGKRA from the coding sequence ATGAAACGAGTTCTGCTCACCTTCGCGTTTTCCGTCGCGGCCCTCCCGGTGTGGGCGGCGGAACCCGCGCAGGGAAGCGAGCACGAGAAACTCACGGCCGGCATCCAAGCGCCGGAACAGGTCGAAGCGAAGGTCGATGATGACGGGCTCGCGACGGAGCGGCTCGCTCCAGATCTCCATCTGGAAAGTTCCAGTCTCTCCGGAAAATGGATCCCGCCGGCTCCATCCACGTCAAAAGCAATTGACAACCCGTCATCAATTGGCGGCACCGCTGAGACTGAGAGGGAGAATCTCCAGCCGTTGGTGCCGTCGACGGGAAGTCTATCGGCGCCACGGGCGCTCGCACCTATAGAGGTCACCCAGCCTGGTGCGGCGCTCGTACGCACCAGTGGTCCTTCAGCGGGCACCTCCCTGGTGGCGGTTACCACACAGGCACGACAATCAATCGCCTTCTTTTCCGCGATCAATGCTCCGGAGCAGAGGATCGAGCGCGCCGCATTGGTTTCCAGGCAGGTGTTATCTCCCATGGGCCAGGGAAAGATCGGCGAGGACTCCTTCGCGGACGGTTTGATCCTCGAATCAGGCGGGATTTACTATTTTGATCTGGTGGGCACGGGTCGTTCCGTCCGGACCGATCAGATCTGGGCTTCCTCGCTTTCACAAACCGCGACCCCCGACAACCCGTTTGTGATCGAGTTGGCCAGCTACAGCTCCCCGAATACTCCAGGACTACTCCCCCGAACCGGGTTCAATCCCGCCGCCGCATACGAATGGGTGCTCATTTCCTCCAACAAGCTCCTTAGCTTCGATGTCGACGGCATTGTCGTCGACGACAGCAAATTCCAGAACGGCCTCAATGGCGGCTTCTTTAGTCTCGATACGGCCGGGAACTCCCTTGTTTTGAATTTCACCCCCGTGCCAGAACCTTCCACTTGGATCATGCTGATTGCGGGCGCAGGAGCGCTCGCGCTTTTGGCCAGGCGGGGAAAAAGAGCGTAA
- the rsfS gene encoding ribosome silencing factor, translating into MTTASPTTDTPTLLRLICRALDEKKAEEVRVLRVGEISSITDFLILATGTSDPHLRALRVELEKVIDATGTRILGMDTGLESGWLVIDAFDVMIHVLTPENRKRYAIEALWGDAEDIPLADVMSEKGIEATKPAKKARKTAASKGKKAAVSKTGKKPAKKGPTAKAEKSKKSAKGSLAASVLRKASSKRR; encoded by the coding sequence ATGACCACCGCCTCTCCAACCACCGATACTCCCACGCTGCTCCGCCTGATCTGCCGCGCGCTCGACGAGAAAAAGGCAGAGGAGGTGCGCGTGCTCCGCGTTGGCGAAATCTCTTCCATCACGGATTTCCTGATCCTGGCCACTGGCACCTCCGATCCGCACCTGCGTGCCCTGCGCGTGGAGCTGGAGAAGGTGATTGATGCAACGGGCACCCGTATCCTGGGTATGGATACCGGCCTGGAGAGTGGCTGGCTGGTCATTGATGCGTTCGACGTGATGATCCACGTGTTGACTCCCGAGAATCGAAAGCGGTACGCGATTGAGGCACTCTGGGGAGACGCCGAGGACATCCCATTGGCAGACGTCATGAGTGAGAAGGGGATCGAGGCGACCAAACCGGCAAAGAAGGCCCGGAAGACCGCTGCGTCGAAAGGGAAGAAGGCAGCAGTCTCGAAAACAGGAAAGAAACCTGCCAAGAAGGGACCGACGGCCAAGGCGGAGAAGTCGAAAAAGTCGGCGAAGGGATCTCTGGCTGCCTCGGTGTTGCGCAAGGCCTCTTCCAAGCGCCGTTAA
- the nadD gene encoding nicotinate-nucleotide adenylyltransferase translates to MKLGLFGGTFDPVHIGHLIAARDALEGAGLDRVLFVPAAQAPMREAAPLSAPLHRLALLERAIASEPRFFTSDVEIRRGGTSFTIDTALELQATHPGDELHWIIGGDQLHKLHRWHRIEDLARCVTFVAVQRPGHSGQLEHSVPGLRLVEVRGHSIELSSTEVRQRCAAGLSLEFFLPHKAIAYLNENGLYR, encoded by the coding sequence ATGAAACTCGGCCTATTTGGCGGCACCTTTGACCCGGTACACATTGGTCACTTAATTGCCGCCCGTGACGCGCTTGAGGGAGCCGGGCTGGATCGCGTGCTTTTTGTTCCCGCCGCCCAGGCGCCGATGCGGGAGGCGGCCCCGCTTTCGGCGCCGTTGCACAGGCTCGCCCTGCTCGAGCGGGCGATTGCGTCCGAGCCGCGCTTCTTTACCAGTGACGTCGAAATCCGGAGGGGGGGGACGAGCTTCACGATTGATACGGCCCTTGAGTTGCAGGCCACGCACCCAGGCGACGAGCTCCACTGGATCATTGGAGGCGACCAACTCCACAAGCTTCATCGGTGGCACCGCATTGAAGACTTGGCGAGATGCGTGACTTTCGTCGCTGTGCAACGTCCCGGGCATTCCGGCCAGTTGGAGCACAGTGTGCCTGGCTTGCGGCTGGTCGAGGTGCGCGGCCATTCGATTGAACTGAGCTCGACGGAAGTGCGGCAGCGCTGTGCAGCGGGCCTATCGCTGGAGTTTTTTCTCCCTCACAAGGCCATTGCTTACCTCAACGAAAACGGACTTTATCGCTGA